In a genomic window of Quercus lobata isolate SW786 chromosome 4, ValleyOak3.0 Primary Assembly, whole genome shotgun sequence:
- the LOC115983894 gene encoding protein NRT1/ PTR FAMILY 5.4-like produces the protein MSNFSYQPSSMDSSVAPVMINDGQKETRLVSTKQKSSRGGWNAAIFVIFVEMAERFAYYGLAGNLITYLTNELHEPLTTAAKNVNTWIGVSTLFPILGAFIADSYLGRFNTIIISSVIFLLGTVLLTLSVSVFPLHLRKAMSFLALYILSVGEGGHKPCVQTFAADQFDEVTPEEKKEKSSFFNWWYLGIVAAATSASLVVIYVQDNIGWTEGFGIPIGVIAVALAIFLLGIKKYRKEGPMGSPFTGVAQVFVAVARKWRVDETRHGRGVYYGVPSEGQPNTWIFARTDQFRFLDKAMIIDNIDTSSKTRNPWRLCSLNQVEEVKLVLRLIPIWFSCIMFTVVQAQLHTFYIKQGSTMIRSIGHFHIPPGSLQALVGITILFAVPFYDRVFVPIARKFTGHPSGITVLQRIGVGLFLSILNMVVSALVEAKRVSIAKEYNLMDNPKATIPMTVWWLLPQYVICGLSDAFAVVGLQELFYDQMPEALRSMGAAAYISVVGVGSFIGNAIISVVQAISSRSGDKWLGNNLNRAHLDYYYWVLAGLSALSLCVYVCIAMRFVYKKVEEVEKTNGGRWVIMSTTNGEF, from the exons ATGTCAAATTTCTCATACCAACCTTCTTCCATGGATAGCTCCGTAGCACCAGTTATGATTAATGATGGTCAGAAGGAGACAAGGCTGGTCTCCACCAAGCAAAAATCCTCCAGAGGTGGCTGGAATGCTGCCATATTTGTCATCT TTGTTGAAATGGCTGAGCGCTTTGCCTACTATGGCCTCGCTGGTAACCTCATCACGTACCTCACAAATGAACTCCACGAGCCATTGACCACTGCAGCTAAGAATGTCAACACTTGGATTGGCGTCTCAACTCTCTTCCCTATACTCGGTGCCTTCATCGCTGATTCCTACTTGGGCCGTTTCAACACCATTATTATCTCCTCTGTCATCTTTCTCTTG GGAACAGTTCTATTGACTTTATCAGTCTCAGTGTTTCCTCTGCATTTGCGTAAAGCAATGTCTTTTTTAGCCCTTTACATATTATCAGTCGGCGAAGGTGGCCACAAACCATGTGTGCAAACCTTTGCTGCAGACCAGTTCGACGAGGTCACACCAgaggagaagaaggaaaagagctCATTTTTCAACTGGTGGTATTTGGGGATAGTTGCTGCTGCGACTTCTGCCTCACTGGTTGTAATATATGTGCAG GATAATATTGGATGGACAGAAGGATTTGGAATACCGATAGGAGTGATAGCCGTGGCATTAGCAATATTTTTACTAGGAATTAAGAAGTACCGGAAGGAGGGTCCCATGGGCAGCCCTTTCACCGGGGTGGCACAAGTGTTTGTCGCGGTGGCTCGGAAGTGGCGCGTGGATGAGACACGCCATGGTAGGGGTGTATACTATGGGGTCCCGTCGGAGGGTCAACCTAACACATGGATTTTCGCCAGGACTGATCAATTCAG GTTTTTGGACAAGGCAATGATCATTGACAACATTGATACATCTAGCAAAACCAGAAATCCTTGGAGGCTATGCTCACTAAATCAAGTGGAAGAAGTAAAGCTTGTTCTCCGCCTCATCCCCATATGGTTTAGTTGCATAATGTTCACTGTAGTCCAAGCTCAACTTCACACCTTCTACATCAAGCAAGGTAGTACAATGATCCGGTCAATAGGACACTTTCATATTCCCCCAGGATCACTTCAAGCCTTAGTAGGCATCACAATCCTTTTTGCCGTTCCATTCTATGATCGAGTTTTTGTCCCAATAGCCAGAAAATTTACAGGACACCCATCAGGAATTACAGTGCTACAAAGAATAGGAGTTGGACTATTTCTATCCATACTCAACATGGTTGTGTCAGCTCTAGTAGAAGCCAAAAGGGTCAGCATTGCAAAAGAATATAACCTCATGGATAACCCTAAAGCAACAATTCCAATGACAGTTTGGTGGCTTCTTCCACAATACGTGATTTGTGGTTTATCTGATGCATTTGCAGTTGTGGGACTCCAAGAATTGTTCTATGATCAAATGCCAGAAGCACTGAGAAGTATGGGAGCTGCAGCATATATTAGTGTGGTTGGAGTTGGAAGCTTCATTGGCAATGCTATTATATCTGTTGTGCAGGCAATTAGCTCAAGGTCTGGTGATAAATGGCTTGGTAACAATCTTAATCGTGCACACCTTGACTACTACTACTGGGTCCTAGCAGGGTTGAGTGCTTTGAGTTTGTGTGTTTATGTATGCATTGCTATGCGCTTTGTCTACAAAAAGGTGGAGGAGGTTGAAAAAACCAACGGGGGAAGGTGGGTTATAATGAGCACCACCAATGGAGAATTTTAA